The sequence GTATGCGGGGGTCAGAGCGCCGGCTGCGCATCAGCACCGGAGAGGAGTTAGTGTGTGCACTCCGTGGGGCTACAGATTCCATCTCCCTCCCTTTAGAGCGCGATATGAGGAATCGCATTCGCTGCAAAGTCCCTTCAAAGGCAGCAGCATGCGGGGCCGGCGTGTCACTTGGGGGCGTGCCTGGCTATGCAGCTAGGGCGTGCGAAACCACCGATTTGCTCGCTACGATATATGAGACCGACCCGTTGcgatccccttcccccacaatgCAGCAGAGCCGAGCCACATCATCACCCGTGCCAAATACATTCCCACCAGGCATGTTACAACCTGCTGCTACAGACACATACCGGGGTGCAAACATACATATTGGGCAGTGGGGAAAGAGGTTTAAAACTGGGTGTGTTCCAGACTCCCTGTTTTTGGATTACGGTCCGCGGAGCGAAAGGCAGTTTAAAGCTGGGTGTTTTACAGTCTCCCTTTCTGTGAGGTTTAGGAAACAGGTTTAAAGCTGGGTGTaacagtctgtctctctctctgggcatGGGGAGGATTTGCGTGTGTTACACAATCCAGTTCTTTCTTGGACCAAGGTACACAAGTATCGCTGAAGCACGGTAACACGTCTGTCTGAAGTCGTATTGTCTCGAGAGAGGGGCTCTCTATCCAGCCACACGGCATGTATAAAGTGCTTATCTGCAGAGTAGCTAAGTGGTGTACGTAAAAAAGGATGGGTGGGTTACTCTCTCTCTGGAGTTGGGGGGCGGGAATTTGAAGATTGGGGTGGGTGGATTTTCCTTTCGGGGTCTGGGGAGGAGAAGTAAGATTGATTTGTGTTAGAGCAGGAGGATTAGGATGGTTTGGGGAATGCTGTGTTCTCGTTGACTAGGCGTGGAATTCCAGGCTGAGTGTGTTAGGGGTTTTCCTCCTGGGGGTTGGGTGCAGCTGGCGTAAGGTATGTTGCACTCTATCCCTCTTGTgtgagcaaggaggaggaggaagattggTGGGAACCAGAGGGAGTTTTCTTTTTCGAATGCCCAGACCTATCCTGCTGGGATGCTTGGGGTACTTACTCGAACTGCCTCTCTGACAGTTCCCCGAGGTGTCTGTCTCCTGGGCTTACATTGCCACTGTTTGCATGGCTTATCCGGCCGATACGGAACTGATTCAGCGCGAGAGTCAACATTCCACTCCGCGCTGtgtcctgctctgcccactgACTCCTACGGGACTGAGTCAGGAGCGGCTGGTCCCTATACATAGGCATGGATGGATGTGGCTATAGATAACAAACCAATCCAATCCGGAGGAAACAGGACCAAATTCGGCCCTGAAGCAAACAGGGGTTTGCGCACCGCTGTGTAGCTGGCTCCTTTCCCGTCACCGGCCGGGGTGTAGAGTGATGGGTGGGATGCGCTGTAGCAGGAGCTGGTACCTCGCCCACCCGGCTTCCCTCCCGCAGCCACTAGCTCTGGCAGGCTCTGCCTCCGGGTGCGCGCTGCGCCCTCCCCTTATCGGTGTCAGGCGAGAGGCGGAGCCGCCTTCCCGTCCCTTGTAGCTGGAGCCGGTATTACTCGCGGTCACTCAGAGCCGCCTTTATCTTGCTGCACTGCAAGGGGGTGGCACTTGGGAACACCTTATTTTACCATACACGCTATAAATACACCTCCTGGAATGGGAGCAGGGCTACCGGCCGCAGCGGGACACAGTGACGCACGGACACCCGGACACCAGCAGCCAGACCCAGAGAACCGGCAGTGAGGCTCGACTCTACAGGACATTTGGTGGGTGTGGGCTGCCTGCGGCGTCCCCCTGATCTGAGCGGGTGATGGGGTGAATGGCAGTGGGAGCTCCCGAGGCGGCTTGCATGGATCTGTGGCCCTGTCACGCTCACAGTCACGCTCACAGGGGGCTCTTTTAATTTATTCCCGCTGCAAGGAGTTGTGTTTCTGCCATCAGAGGCGCTCCCTTTGCcgtccccatcccccagcctcaTTCTTTGAGCCGTGGGGCGTGGACTGGAAGAAGTTGCTCTTGCGTCTTCTGAATGAGAAATCGAAACGCAGCTCGGTTGCCTCCCTTAGCTGCTGGCTTTGGTGATGATGCGCTGATAAAGGATGCCGCGAGATATTGGGCAGGGGGCCACCGGGAGAGGGTTGAGGTCAGAGGAGATTTGCACAGAGAGGTAGGGAGCCTTGGGGGCGGAGGAACGGAGGGCTCGGCCTTGGAAGGTACACGGAGTTAGGAGGAAAGATCGGAGGCAAAGCCCAGAGCGGGGTTGGGATTAAAATGGGGAGCTGAAGGGGACGGGGGTGAAGAAGGAGTTTGCTGAAGGATAGGGGGAGAAAAAGGTGAAGCTCTGGGAGAGGGTTATGGGTAGGAAGGGGAAGTACTGATAACTGGGGGTTGGCGCATGGCGCAAAATGCCTTCCATCTAAACAGCATCTATCCTTCTCTATTCCAGCAAACCGCCCTTGAGCGTTGCAGCGAGCAAGCGGGGGGAAGGCTTTGGAGATACAAGGCCTGGCTCCTGGTGGCCCTTGCAAGGAGATTTGGTGGGGCAGAAGAAGGAACCGCTTGTTGTGTCCGTGCTCCCCAGGCACCCGGTGATCACTGGCATTGCACCCCACCCATCTGCCAACATGATGCAGATCTGCGACTCCTACAGCCAGAAACACTCCCTCTTTAACGCCATGAACCGCTTCATCGGGGCCGTCAACAACATGGACCAGACGGTGATGGTGCCCAGCCTGCTGCGGGACGTgccgctgctgctggaggagctggactCGGGGGgcggctgtggggagggggatcccCAGCTGTCGCCGGGGGACGCCGGCGCCTTCTTCTCCCGCAGGGACATGTACAGCCATTACCTGCTGCTCAAGTCCATCCGCAACGACATCgagtggggggtgctgcagcagggCGCCGAGGAGGCCAGCCGGAAGAAGGACAAGCTGAGCGGGGACATTGGCCGGGGCCTGCCGGAGTCCGcggtggaggaggaggatctggagAAGCAATTCCACTATCACCTGAGCGGACTCCACACGGTACTCTCCAAACTCACCCGCAAGGCCAACGTGCTCACCAACAGATACAAGCAGGAGATCGGCTTCAGCAACTGGGGGCactgagccagggcagggcttgGCATGGGGTGGGTATGGGGGGGGGTGCTTCCGAGCAAGGGATCCCTAtctgccggggggcggggggaggaagagagggagggaggggctcaggggagCGCGCCCAGGGGACTaggagcatgtgtgtgtgcgtgtgtgtgcgcgtgcagaTGGAGGGGGATGAGCATGGGACGGGCATGGAGGGGGAGCGAGTGTGTGACAATGGAAGCGGGTGGGGGCGCGTGCCAGCGGGGGAATGAAGGAGTGCGACCgtggaggaggggggcagggagagaggggcagacgtgtgtgtgtgtgtgcgtgtgcatgggGCTGGTGGACGTTcaagcgggagggggaggggaccctgACGCATGGCGGGCACATCCTGCCCGGGTGTGCGAGCAGCTGTGCGCTGCACGGCGGCGGGGATCTTTGCCTGCGCGGCAGCGGCAGCGAAGCGGCATGGGTGTATCAAGTTTCCTAGCCTGGGACTCGGAATGAATGACGGAGGGTGACCGAGGCCAGTAGTTACTGAGAGCGTGTGGTGGCGGAGGCGGCCGTCCTCCTAGTGGAGACTGCATCACttctttctttcctgttttgCACTACTTTTATAACAATAAAAGACGTGTATATAATGTGTAAGATTTCTTCGCATGCTCGTAGAATTGCAGGCCTCTTATTTTTTACCAACGCACAAACAGAGAAAGGTGTACATTAATCAATATTAGTTTATTCGAATTTTTGTTCTGTCCAGAGTGAGCAGTTATTGTTCCCCTCTAAGTAAGGAGACTGATGACTTGTACATGTATGTGCTGGCTGTATAGCTGGCTGATATGAGGCTGAAAATAAGccaatgaaaataataaaactgttgTAAAAATTCCATTTATTACCCAGGACAGAGCCAGTTTACTAAACTACATCCCTGTATCACTGGACGGATGATGGGTTCCATTCGTGTACATGTACTGAAgcttatttaaaactttttttttatgcaGATGTAGAGTATATTCTAAAATAAAGAAGCAAATGTATTGACTAAGATTGGCTTAACTTTTTTTGTTATACTCCCTGTTCCCTACTTGCATTAAATACTAATTATTCACATACACAACCTAAATATGTTAATTGCATCtctaaatgaatttaaaattgtatttccAGTGCTATGTTACAAGGCGCTGGATATAAAGGGGTAATTTGTTAGTGAGGACTAGCTAACATATGCAAAACTGCTAAAAATGGGTCTAGTAAATATACCTTACCCAATATGTTTTTAGTTACTTCAGCTGTTAAACAGAGTGAGAATAGTCTGTCAAGATGTATGTATACCAATTTAAAGGTCAATCCCTGTTTAAACTAAAGTATTTGACAATATACATTAATGGTTACTAGCAACCGGCTCTATGTTACCAGAATGGTATAGATTTTATTCTCTGTGCATTTTTTCCCATTTGCTGAAGTAATAGGCCCTGTAATtagttctctctttctctctacaTATATATGTAACATTAGGTGGTGTAGCACATAGTACATTTTATTGTTTGGTAAAGGCTTGCCCTTGAATAAGTCCTAAGTAACATTACAGTATACTTATGATTACAATATATGTGTGCATATGACAAACAGATAGGGTTAACAGCTTTGCTTTTCACGTCATGAAATACTTATGTTCAGTGATAATATACACTTAATCTTCAGGCACAATATCACTTTCAAATTTTTCATGCTCAGAAAGGCTAATAGTTTGTATATATCTTAATGTACTTAAAAGGACACTGCCATGCAGCAtgtgcacaaacaaacaaaaaccgcCTTTGCTTAGATTTAAAAATTCCCCAACACTCTTTTCAACGTCTCACTGTGACATTGTactagtgcatgagaaccagacACTGATACCAGCGGGTCAGTTTTCATTGTCCAAGTTGAGTAAAGTGAAGAAAGTAAACAgtttaaatgttaaaatgtattttaaagttcATCAGTGCTTCCAGTGCTAATTTaaactggaaattagaagaaggtttctaaccatgaaaggagtgagattctggaacagccttccaataggagCAGTCGGGGACCAGGGCAGACAACCCAATTTGTTTGAAAGATGGAGTCTGATAAGTTTATGAACAAGCTTGTATGACTGGTATAGCAGGGCACtagaaggtcccttccagtcctatgttcctaatAAATCAAAGTATTTATTAATGACATAACTGAGGAGACCTTGAAAAACATAACTGGCTTtttaacctaactctccctttaGTAGTAACATTGCTAATCAGTCTGTTTTACTAGTCTATTCTATCTCCTTCCCAATAGGGTTGTGCATGGAAAAATATCAGGGGTAATGAGAAGTATATAAGGGATTCCTAACTTCTCAGGTGGTAAGGCTCTCTATTAGTGAACAAAGCCCGATAAACATGAGGTAAAAGATGCCTTGCCTTGGGATTGTTTTAAATTTTGTACTCCTGGAAGTTTTGGAGGAAGAACTTGTTCTGCTTTATTATTTAGTTTTGTATCAGAGTCTTGCCAGATAAACCATCTTAAGGCTACAACGCTATCTGTGTTTAAAATTGCTTATTAAAAAGACAGGCCCTGTTATTTTAAGTTTAACTATCTAATTCTGAATTAGTTGTAATCTCTCACAGTAAAGATTTAGTGTATACTCAATTTATAGTGCTGATCAAAACTACAAATCCAATAGTAGAAAATATCCATTAGTAAATTGATAGTATAGTCTCATCTTGAATATTACATTCAATTTTGGACACATCTAAAAAATATAACAGaaatagaaaaggttcagaggGAGAACAATGAAAATTAATAGAGGTATTTGGGAGTAGAAAGTTTCCATATGAGAAAACCTTAAAGCTTAAGGTGATATACGAGTATATAATATAAAGGACTGTAGAGAAGCCATTCAAGTTCTTCTGTTTACTTATTCATATGATTTAAGTAAAAGAGCACCCTTGATGAAATAAAAAGTCTTTGAATTTAAAAATagataataaatatttttccaaTGCAAAGTCGAAAAAGTATGGAATTCGTTGCTGTCATGTTATTGAAGAAAACAACttagtttaaaaatatgttttaaaatgacaTATAAATCAtaacatctgaaatttcagtagCAAGGATAcaatttagattggatattaggaaaaactttttcactaagagggtggtgaaacactggaatgcgttacctagggaggtggtggaatctccttccttagaggtttttaaggtcaggcttgacaaagccctggctgggatgatttaactgggaattggtcctgcttcgagcagggggttggactagatgaccttctggggtcccttccaaccctgatattctatgattctatgattctaattacaAAGTCCACCACTCTGAGTCTTCATGCCATAAACTGATTGGGAAGAAATCTCCCTTAATGGTACCGAGTTGCACAATTAGCTGTATTACTGGGCATTGTATCGCCCTTTGAAGCATTAAGCATTTGTAAGTGCTGGAGAttagatactggactagataaaCCATTAGTTTGGGCCAATAAAGCAATTTTGATTTCAGATTAAATCATGCTTACAGACAGGATCTGCCTTTAAGAAGTTTCTCCCTCAAAGCTGCAGTCTAACAACGGAGTGAATGGAGTGTTCTCCAAGGATATGACTTACAAGAAaaggcaagtttaaaaaaaaacctacaaaattTGTATTTAACCAGAAGAGGTACAATTTGTGAAGTAGTAGTATTTTTTAACTCACCTCTGATGATAGGAAAATAAACCAAGTAAACTATTTCAGATATTGGTAGAGTAATAATTAAGTCTTAAAGCCCTTTGCATACTTTACAATCTGGTTACAACTCTATATATATGCTGTCTACCAACTACTACAAGGCATTGTTCATGGAATATGTCAGTTGTATGAGAGAGTTGTATGTACACCA is a genomic window of Natator depressus isolate rNatDep1 chromosome 1, rNatDep2.hap1, whole genome shotgun sequence containing:
- the MID1IP1 gene encoding mid1-interacting protein 1 isoform X2, with translation MMQICDSYSQKHSLFNAMNRFIGAVNNMDQTVMVPSLLRDVPLLLEELDSGGGCGEGDPQLSPGDAGAFFSRRDMYSHYLLLKSIRNDIEWGVLQQGAEEASRKKDKLSGDIGRGLPESAVEEEDLEKQFHYHLSGLHTVLSKLTRKANVLTNRYKQEIGFSNWGH
- the MID1IP1 gene encoding mid1-interacting protein 1 isoform X1; translation: MPRDIGQGATGRGLRSEEICTESKPPLSVAASKRGEGFGDTRPGSWWPLQGDLVGQKKEPLVVSVLPRHPVITGIAPHPSANMMQICDSYSQKHSLFNAMNRFIGAVNNMDQTVMVPSLLRDVPLLLEELDSGGGCGEGDPQLSPGDAGAFFSRRDMYSHYLLLKSIRNDIEWGVLQQGAEEASRKKDKLSGDIGRGLPESAVEEEDLEKQFHYHLSGLHTVLSKLTRKANVLTNRYKQEIGFSNWGH